One window from the genome of Bacillus rossius redtenbacheri isolate Brsri chromosome 10, Brsri_v3, whole genome shotgun sequence encodes:
- the LOC134536245 gene encoding uncharacterized protein LOC134536245, producing the protein MKTSHNFVVTAAVFLCGFLDYRVSANSTNINLNNLVDTVLEDIQGNAEADGLDPFCFNGSTTSFGAGLFTGLLTLTNGEMYGAETVFRYGNAEQTVDADTGRSNISMALGFKNLTYKTDYRASWGVLSTSGVARGQVRDLYLDLYALADVKNSSDVTVRVAAVKVTSVGDVTAAVDTGNPVSTAVEDEILAAMLTFFKGYVVSVMEDEFKSTLNNILASRHFDLSD; encoded by the exons ATGAAGACTTCCCACAACTTTGTGGTAACTGCCGCTGTGTTTCTCTGTGGCTTTCTGGATTACAG GGTCTCCGCCAATTCGACGAACATCAACCTGAACAACCTGGTGGACACTGTGCTGGAGGACATTCAGGGCAACGCCGAGGCGGACGGCCTCGACCCCTTCTGCTTCAACGGCTCCACGACTTCGTTCGGAGCG GGACTGTTCACTGGGCTGCTGACCTTGACCAACGGGGAGATGTACGGTGCCGAGACGGTCTTCAGGTACGGCAACGCCGAGCAGACGGTGGACGCCGACACCGGCAGATCGAACATCTCCATGGCGCTGGGATTCAAGAACCTCACG TACAAGACCGACTACAGGGCGAGCTGGGGGGTGCTCAGCACCTCCGGCGTGGCGCGCGGCCAGGTCCGCGACCTGTACCTCGACCTCTACGCGCTGGCCGACGTCAAGAACTCCTCCGACGTCACCGTGAGGGTCGCGGCCGTCAAGGTCACCTCCGTCGG tgacgtcacggcggcggtGGACACGGGCAACCCTGTATCCACGGCCGTGGAGGACGAGATCCTGGCAGCCATGCTGACCTTCTTCAAGGGCTACGTGGTGTCCGTCATGGAGGACGAGTTCAAGTCGACGCTGAACAACATCCTCGCCTCGCGGCACTTCGACCTGTCCGACTAG
- the LOC134536357 gene encoding uncharacterized protein LOC134536357, protein MLDIKRRKCPGREHMSSIHVTMKCAALLGVFAACLVAGGLVQCGIINPRLTISFNSVMDTVITSIQKNASAYGLNPYNIKDVNDTFKFGIIHGGLYLKKGQIYGIDTIFRNGNTSADVQNGHATVEVLLGFKELSYSMEFAAKVGDLGPTGKVHGDITMLDVEVVLLADMRNSSDVRATLSTFQLTDDGELTVHFDNDNPVAEALLDVLTGAVTKVFKGVILDVMSHEIGKIANNTISQMHIDLNSLMGS, encoded by the exons ATGCTTGATATAAAGCGGCGCAAGTGCCCTGGGAGAGAACACATGTCGTCGATTCACGTCACCATGAAGTGTGCCGCGCTGTTGGGCGTCTTCGCTGCTTGCCTGGTCGCCGGCGGTCTGGTTCAGTGCGG GATCATCAACCCCCGCCTGACAATCAGCTTCAACTCTGTGATGGACACCGTGATCACATCCATCCAGAAGAACGCCTCTGCTTACGGGCTGAATCCCTACAACATCAAAGACGTCAACGACACGTTCAAATTC GGCATCATCCACGGTGGCCTGTACCTCAAGAAGGGCCAGATATACGGCATCGACACCATCTTCAGGAACGGCAACACCTCGGCAGACGTGCAGAACGGGCACGCCACCGTCGAGGTCTTGCTCGGGTTCAAGGAGCTCTCG TACTCGATGGAGTTCGCGGCGAAGGTTGGGGACCTGGGGCCCACGGGCAAGGTCCACGGCGACATCACCATGCTCGACGTGGAGGTGGTGCTGCTGGCCGACATGAGGAACTCCTCCGACGTCAGGGCCACCCTCTCGACCTTCCAGCTCACCGACGACGG GGAGCTGACCGTGCACTTCGACAACGACAACCCCGTGGCCGAGGCTCTGCTGGACGTCCTCACCGGCGCCGTCACCAAGGTCTTCAAGGGCGTCATCCTCGACGTGATGAGCCACGAGATCGGCAAGATAGCCAACAACACCATCAGCCAGATGCACATCGACCTGAACTCCCTCATGGGCTCCTAG
- the LOC134536247 gene encoding uncharacterized protein LOC134536247 produces the protein MKSSVSLYVLATCLAAITAAQCGLADAGAALNFNSVVDRVVAAIRQNVSAYKLNPYHINDVNETFDFAQQHGRLYSYHGRLHGIESLYRKGDAEVASQDGLATVTASLGFRELTYALDFRADVGDLGGPGKVRGDIRLLNVDIALLADVSNSSDVTAALRSFRPSGEWEVTFDFEDTPMATKLLEALVYPITAHVKVTLSDVLGHEVADIANSTIRQLRVDMSRP, from the exons ATGAAGAGCTCTGTCTCGCTGTACGTCCTCGCGACGTGCCTGGCGGCCATTACGGCGGCGCAGTGCGG GCTAGCGGATGCTGGCGCCGCACTCAACTTCAACTCCGTGGTGGACAGAGTGGTCGCCGCCATTCGGCAGAACGTCTCTGCCTACAAGCTGAATCCCTACCACATCAATGACGTCAACGAGACCTTCGACTTT GCGCAGCAGCACGGACGGCTCTACAGCTACCACGGCCGGCTGCACGGCATAGAGTCCCTCTACAGGAAGGGCGACGCAGAGGTCGCCTCGCAGGACGGACTGGCCACCGTCACCGCCTCGCTGGGGTTCAGGGAGCTGACG TACGCGCTGGACTTCCGCGCGGACGTGGGCGACCTGGGGGGCCCGGGGAAGGTGCGCGGGGACATCAGGCTCCTGAACGTGGACATCGCTCTGCTCGCCGACGTCAGCAACTCCTCCGACGTCACGGCCGCCCTGCGGAGCTTCCGGCCGTCCGGCGAGTG GGAGGTGACCTTCGACTTCGAGGACACGCCGATGGCCACGAAGCTGCTGGAGGCCCTCGTGTACCCGATCACGGCCCACGTCAAGGTCACGCTGTCCGACGTGCTGGGACACGAGGTCGCCGACATAGCCAACTCCACCATCCGTCAGTTGCGCGTCGACATGAGCCGACCCTAG